A single window of Methylomarinum sp. Ch1-1 DNA harbors:
- a CDS encoding PP2C family protein-serine/threonine phosphatase, with translation MKTKLDNSLKILIAEDNRATIALLVKFLQRQGHTLLLAKDGRQALDLYRLEQPDVVLTDINMPIVNGLEVIEQMRRWHADTWVPIIILSAYIQEEDIINGLKAGADDYMTKPVNLNILSAKIQSIRHFVYLQRINQQTALSLSEAHRALENEQRLAKSLLDKMLDLGDLDYPGLQYWLCPSTRFSGDLIAATRTIGGKLYLMLADATGHGLTAALPTLLIARTFHAMSDKGFTLPSMLVEMNRNAKKYLTKGHAIAAALFAIDFDHQTIEYWNGGLPDALLIDDEGRVMQALPSSHQTIGLLDRPRFNTTTRLLHWEKPCELIGYTDGLADVRDQQGNSFDRQALVGMLCQHGPGQRVNVVKNRVQVYLQGGGENDDISLFALRCGLT, from the coding sequence ATGAAAACGAAACTCGACAACTCGCTGAAAATTCTGATTGCCGAAGATAATCGCGCCACTATCGCCTTGCTGGTCAAGTTTCTTCAGAGGCAGGGGCATACACTGTTATTGGCTAAAGATGGCCGACAGGCGCTGGATTTATACCGTCTTGAACAGCCGGATGTGGTGTTGACCGATATCAACATGCCGATCGTCAATGGTCTGGAGGTTATCGAGCAAATGCGGCGATGGCATGCCGATACCTGGGTTCCGATTATCATACTCAGCGCTTATATTCAGGAAGAGGATATCATCAATGGCTTAAAAGCCGGCGCCGATGATTACATGACCAAACCGGTGAACCTCAATATCCTGAGCGCCAAGATCCAGTCGATACGGCATTTCGTATATTTGCAAAGAATTAATCAGCAAACCGCCTTGTCTTTGAGCGAGGCTCATCGGGCATTGGAAAACGAGCAACGGCTGGCTAAGAGTCTGCTCGATAAAATGCTGGATCTCGGCGATTTGGATTATCCTGGTCTGCAATATTGGCTATGCCCGAGCACTCGATTCAGCGGCGACTTGATCGCGGCCACTCGCACCATTGGCGGCAAGTTGTATCTGATGTTGGCCGACGCCACCGGCCATGGGCTCACCGCAGCGCTGCCCACATTGTTGATCGCCAGGACCTTTCATGCGATGTCGGACAAGGGGTTTACGTTGCCCAGCATGCTCGTTGAAATGAATCGCAACGCAAAAAAATATCTGACCAAGGGACATGCTATCGCGGCCGCGCTGTTTGCCATCGACTTCGATCACCAGACCATAGAATATTGGAATGGCGGTTTGCCCGATGCCTTGTTGATCGATGATGAAGGTCGGGTGATGCAGGCGTTGCCTTCGAGCCATCAGACAATCGGTTTACTCGACCGGCCGCGTTTCAATACGACGACTCGCTTATTGCATTGGGAAAAACCCTGTGAGCTGATTGGCTATACCGACGGCTTAGCAGATGTCCGCGATCAACAGGGAAATAGTTTTGATAGGCAAGCATTGGTTGGCATGCTATGCCAGCATGGTCCGGGACAGCGTGTCAATGTTGTCAAGAATCGCGTTCAAGTCTATCTACAGGGCGGCGGGGAAAATGATGATATATCGCTGTTTGCCTTGCGCTGTGGACTCACATGA
- a CDS encoding class I SAM-dependent methyltransferase, with protein MKRIFLFDLYQTPRGKLLQTMEGQYLKRSITVSCKQQLLQIGGLSWEDSFIDCSLYQRYCILDVDALGCEGAQRVQGKAYTLPVQSESIDLIILPHLLEFDEYRFQTMREIERVLKPGGEVIIINFNPLSFSVRYLYLWDVKLANSWRSHFITRGRIRDWLKLMNFEMLNTVEFNLDTFTIRPGKFQFSGRSIFAMAYGVKAVKRRYRLIPVGETGKQRPRFAGVGNGLESNLQRKKKHD; from the coding sequence ATGAAAAGAATATTTCTGTTTGACCTGTATCAGACGCCACGGGGAAAGTTGTTGCAAACGATGGAAGGGCAGTACTTAAAGCGTTCTATCACCGTCAGTTGTAAACAGCAGCTATTGCAAATCGGCGGCCTGAGTTGGGAAGACAGTTTTATAGACTGCTCGCTGTATCAGCGTTATTGTATACTCGATGTCGATGCGCTCGGTTGCGAAGGCGCGCAACGAGTTCAAGGAAAAGCCTATACCCTGCCGGTGCAGAGCGAATCGATCGATTTGATTATTTTGCCGCATTTGTTGGAATTTGATGAATACCGGTTTCAGACGATGAGGGAAATCGAACGGGTGTTAAAACCGGGTGGGGAGGTGATTATTATAAACTTCAATCCGCTCAGTTTTTCGGTGCGTTATCTATATTTATGGGATGTGAAATTGGCCAATTCCTGGCGTAGTCATTTTATAACCCGCGGTAGAATCAGAGATTGGCTGAAATTAATGAATTTTGAAATGCTGAATACCGTCGAGTTCAATCTGGATACCTTTACCATTAGACCGGGTAAATTTCAGTTTAGCGGGCGTTCGATTTTCGCCATGGCCTATGGAGTCAAGGCGGTCAAACGACGTTACCGACTCATCCCGGTCGGTGAGACTGGCAAACAAAGACCGCGTTTTGCCGGCGTTGGCAACGGTCTGGAATCAAATCTGCAAAGGAAGAAAAAACATGACTGA
- a CDS encoding universal stress protein, whose translation MARYHHILMALDYSEQHRQVAEKASALAEQHRARLSIVHVLDNIAMPDTGYGSVISLQADGDNEPLDAEKQRFKILAERLGVGPANRWLVWGNPQREIVELAGKQQVDLIVVGSHGRHGLALLLGSTANAVIHHARCDVLAVRTTEALHLVAPA comes from the coding sequence ATGGCGCGTTATCACCATATCTTAATGGCGTTGGATTATTCCGAACAGCATCGACAGGTCGCTGAAAAGGCGTCGGCGTTGGCCGAGCAGCATCGCGCCCGGCTCAGTATCGTGCATGTGCTGGATAACATCGCGATGCCCGATACCGGCTATGGCTCGGTGATTTCTCTGCAGGCTGATGGCGACAATGAACCGCTAGATGCAGAAAAACAACGATTTAAGATACTGGCCGAACGGTTAGGGGTTGGGCCAGCTAATCGTTGGTTGGTTTGGGGCAATCCGCAACGGGAGATAGTCGAATTGGCGGGCAAGCAGCAGGTCGATTTGATTGTCGTAGGCTCGCACGGTCGTCATGGCCTGGCGTTGTTATTGGGTTCTACCGCCAATGCCGTCATTCATCATGCGCGCTGCGATGTCTTGGCGGTGAGAACGACGGAGGCTTTGCATTTGGTTGCGCCGGCTTAA
- a CDS encoding metallophosphoesterase family protein translates to MTNECRILFAGDPHGDFAPLIRAVLTQKPEAVVLLGDYDLEKPLQDYLRPIVDVTEIWWIAGNHEFEHPDKHRYLFDSSLADNGLHLQVKDVAGLRIAGLGGIFLGRVWYPPNRPRWKSKSHFLSQQPSHVRTAGLSLKYQAAIWHDEVQRLKQLDADILVSHEAPRSHRHGFIVIDELAAALKVSKVFHGHLHEHYTATIRAGIKVHGIADRMVADLNGHPV, encoded by the coding sequence ATGACAAACGAGTGCAGAATATTATTTGCAGGCGATCCGCATGGCGACTTTGCACCGCTAATCCGAGCCGTGCTCACCCAAAAGCCTGAGGCAGTGGTGTTGTTGGGTGATTATGACCTGGAAAAACCGCTGCAAGACTATTTGCGTCCCATTGTCGATGTAACCGAGATCTGGTGGATCGCCGGCAATCACGAATTTGAGCACCCGGATAAGCACCGCTATTTGTTTGATTCGTCACTTGCCGACAACGGACTGCATTTGCAGGTCAAGGACGTCGCCGGGCTCAGAATAGCTGGGTTGGGCGGGATTTTCCTGGGGCGGGTTTGGTATCCGCCGAATCGACCTAGATGGAAAAGCAAAAGCCATTTTCTCAGTCAACAACCCTCCCATGTCAGGACGGCGGGATTGTCTTTAAAGTACCAAGCGGCCATCTGGCATGATGAAGTGCAGCGCCTGAAACAATTGGATGCCGATATCCTGGTTTCCCATGAAGCGCCGCGTAGTCATCGACACGGTTTTATCGTCATCGATGAATTGGCAGCCGCGTTGAAGGTCAGCAAGGTTTTTCATGGGCATTTGCATGAGCATTATACCGCGACGATTAGGGCCGGCATCAAGGTGCATGGCATTGCCGACAGAATGGTTGCCGATTTAAACGGTCATCCGGTTTAG
- a CDS encoding GIY-YIG nuclease family protein: MAWFVYIILCSDDSLYTGISNDVESRFNQHLKGQGAKYFRGRRPKHVIYLEGGHDRSSASKRESVIKKLTRAEKWRLIGSADNELQMK, from the coding sequence ATGGCTTGGTTCGTTTATATCATATTGTGCAGTGATGACAGTCTGTACACCGGTATCAGCAACGATGTGGAAAGCCGGTTCAATCAGCATCTTAAGGGTCAGGGCGCTAAATATTTTCGGGGGCGCCGACCCAAACATGTGATCTATCTCGAGGGCGGGCATGATCGCAGCTCCGCCAGCAAGCGGGAAAGCGTGATCAAGAAGTTAACGCGGGCGGAAAAGTGGCGGCTGATCGGTTCGGCAGATAATGAATTGCAAATGAAGTAG
- a CDS encoding PAS domain S-box protein, whose amino-acid sequence MSADFANLNKEVTAALLRQLGRVRQTLDAEAWQIRDPKLLSDLIHGFIEFIAPLGDASLFKQACKLQQLLLVVSENALPVDQTIARRIEQQLGQLETLVSQAIPLSLPTASTADDASSTEQPLRIFLLDQHPLAASRHALVFQAAGFSIALVDKADRLLAEMAKTESELLFMQCCSMPVENCRQLIDRLRERAKYYQLPLLLLTYPEQQPLQQALAGLDNVTVVQAPLSADQLVEIGARLIRQSRLKKKQIQSLQRFNYEHEREQQAIDSHAIVSITNAQGDIIHVNDKFCRISGYSCEQLIGNNHRLLKSGQHPPAFYQQMWHTILAGKIWQGEICNRRKDGVFYWVKASIIPFLDECGKPYKYISYRTDISHIKRAEEKTRLLLESLGEGVFGVDLHLDCTFINSAAADMLGCRKDTVLGQAIQSFFSLSESDQQDCELVENPIAQTVADGKTRRQERLFRRNDGSSFPVDLTVTPKMYHGHCEGAQVVFRDISVRKQMERALSGSEERFRRAQNYANIGTWEWNIETDDLYWSERIAPLFGYPEHELETCYENFIKAVHPDDREPLERAIGHCFENNAPYFIEHRVVWPDGQIRWVSEHGDVVRDAAGKPIKMLGVIQDINARKLTEQQLKESEERLSVAIEGAGDGIWDWNMRTNQMEFSTLYAQMLGYQQSELKPRADTWINTIYPGDRDRVNRTLLDYLNGKIPKFEIEMRQRCKDHSWKWMLCRGKVVSRGRNNKPVRMTAIQTDISQRKKLEEKLLLFSHIFEVSEQFIGIADHQGFLTYVNPALCKRVGYRSSDIVGRHFRCLLPKHRRDQDAKNIMVSMETNKSWTGELPILCRNGSQFISSSNIGSITDQQGNIKSIFNIFSDFGDELKRRSELARAKDAAEQANQAKSEFLSRMSHELRTPLNAILGFAQILQFDDDMSMEQQESLHEIIKAGDHLLQLINEILDLAKIEAGHIDLSLEAVALHSAVQESVSLIEPLASARSISIANAIDAAINVKADAVRLKQVLLNLLSNAVKYNRPNGWIRIDSQTLANGYLRIMVCDNGIGVSEQRREELFQPFNRLDAEESGIEGTGIGLPITKRLIELMGGKIGVDSKPGEGSVFWVEMPVASAQKPASGFNKRITGGNADASVNVVQQVLCIDDNPVNIKLMRQILGGRDNLKILIAHTPKLGIELALAHRPDLILLDIHMPGMNGYEVLKILQSDPAIKNTPVVAVTANAMKKEIEQAIAAGFTAYVSKPIQIQAFLGTIDKLLNND is encoded by the coding sequence ATGTCGGCTGATTTTGCCAACCTCAATAAAGAAGTGACAGCCGCGCTCCTCCGGCAACTGGGACGAGTCCGTCAGACACTCGATGCGGAAGCCTGGCAAATTCGCGATCCAAAATTATTATCGGATTTGATTCATGGCTTTATCGAGTTTATTGCGCCACTGGGTGATGCTTCGTTATTCAAGCAGGCCTGCAAGCTGCAACAACTGTTGCTGGTCGTATCGGAAAACGCCCTTCCTGTCGACCAGACTATCGCCCGGCGGATCGAGCAACAGTTGGGTCAACTCGAGACCCTGGTAAGCCAAGCTATTCCGCTCTCTTTACCCACTGCATCGACCGCTGATGATGCATCGTCGACGGAACAGCCGCTGCGTATTTTTCTGTTGGATCAACATCCATTGGCGGCTTCCAGGCACGCGCTTGTTTTTCAGGCGGCTGGCTTTAGCATAGCACTGGTCGACAAGGCGGATCGCTTGTTGGCGGAAATGGCTAAGACCGAATCCGAACTGTTGTTTATGCAATGTTGTTCGATGCCCGTCGAGAACTGTCGGCAACTGATCGATCGTCTCAGGGAGCGCGCCAAATATTATCAACTTCCGCTATTGCTGTTGACTTACCCCGAACAGCAGCCTTTACAGCAGGCCTTGGCCGGCCTTGACAATGTCACCGTTGTGCAGGCCCCATTGTCTGCCGATCAACTCGTAGAGATCGGCGCCCGGCTGATTCGGCAATCACGGCTTAAAAAAAAGCAGATCCAATCTTTGCAACGCTTCAATTATGAGCATGAGCGCGAACAACAAGCGATCGATAGTCATGCCATCGTCAGCATTACCAACGCTCAAGGCGATATCATCCATGTCAACGACAAGTTTTGCCGCATCAGCGGTTATAGCTGCGAGCAATTAATCGGCAATAATCATCGCCTACTGAAGTCCGGCCAGCATCCACCAGCCTTCTACCAGCAGATGTGGCATACGATCTTGGCAGGGAAAATATGGCAGGGGGAGATCTGCAACAGGCGAAAAGACGGTGTTTTTTATTGGGTCAAGGCCAGTATTATTCCTTTTCTCGATGAATGCGGCAAACCCTACAAGTATATTTCCTACCGGACCGATATTTCCCATATCAAACGAGCCGAGGAAAAGACACGACTGCTGTTGGAGTCGTTAGGCGAGGGCGTTTTCGGGGTCGATCTCCACTTGGACTGCACCTTCATCAATTCCGCCGCGGCCGACATGCTGGGCTGCCGAAAAGATACTGTTCTGGGGCAGGCTATACAATCCTTTTTTAGTTTGTCTGAGAGCGATCAACAGGATTGTGAGTTGGTGGAAAACCCGATAGCGCAGACAGTTGCGGACGGTAAAACCCGACGTCAAGAGCGCTTGTTTCGCCGCAACGACGGAAGCTCGTTTCCGGTTGATTTGACGGTGACGCCGAAAATGTACCATGGGCATTGCGAAGGCGCGCAGGTGGTCTTTCGAGATATCAGCGTACGCAAACAAATGGAGCGAGCATTATCCGGCAGTGAAGAACGCTTTCGTCGCGCCCAAAATTACGCCAATATCGGTACTTGGGAATGGAATATCGAAACCGATGATTTGTACTGGTCCGAACGCATTGCGCCTTTATTCGGTTATCCCGAGCATGAACTCGAAACTTGTTATGAGAATTTTATCAAGGCCGTTCATCCTGATGACCGGGAGCCGTTGGAACGGGCCATAGGGCATTGCTTCGAAAACAACGCGCCTTATTTTATCGAACACCGTGTGGTTTGGCCGGACGGCCAAATTCGCTGGGTTTCGGAACATGGCGACGTCGTCCGTGATGCGGCGGGGAAGCCGATCAAAATGTTGGGGGTCATTCAGGATATTAATGCCCGCAAACTGACCGAACAACAACTGAAGGAAAGCGAGGAGCGTCTCAGTGTCGCGATCGAAGGCGCCGGCGACGGCATCTGGGACTGGAATATGCGGACCAATCAAATGGAATTTTCCACGTTATACGCGCAAATGCTGGGTTATCAGCAATCGGAATTGAAGCCGCGCGCCGACACCTGGATCAACACTATCTATCCGGGCGATCGCGACCGGGTCAATCGAACCCTGTTGGATTATTTGAATGGCAAGATTCCGAAGTTCGAAATCGAGATGCGTCAGCGCTGCAAAGATCATAGTTGGAAATGGATGCTATGTCGTGGCAAGGTAGTCAGTCGTGGCCGTAACAATAAACCGGTTCGGATGACGGCGATACAAACCGATATTAGCCAACGGAAAAAACTGGAAGAAAAGCTGTTGTTATTTAGCCATATCTTCGAAGTTTCCGAGCAATTCATCGGCATTGCCGATCATCAAGGCTTTCTAACTTATGTTAATCCGGCCTTATGCAAGCGGGTAGGCTATCGTTCGAGCGACATCGTCGGTCGTCATTTTCGTTGTCTGTTGCCTAAGCACAGACGGGACCAGGATGCGAAAAACATCATGGTCTCGATGGAAACGAATAAATCCTGGACCGGTGAGCTGCCCATCTTGTGCAGAAACGGCAGTCAATTCATTTCTTCCAGCAATATCGGCTCAATCACCGATCAGCAGGGCAACATAAAAAGCATTTTCAATATATTTAGTGATTTTGGCGATGAGTTGAAACGCCGTAGTGAGCTGGCGAGAGCCAAGGATGCAGCCGAGCAGGCCAATCAGGCAAAATCGGAATTTTTATCGCGTATGAGTCATGAATTGCGCACGCCGTTGAATGCGATCTTGGGATTTGCGCAGATTCTGCAGTTCGATGACGATATGAGCATGGAGCAACAGGAAAGTCTGCATGAGATTATCAAGGCTGGCGACCACCTGTTGCAATTGATCAACGAGATCTTGGACTTAGCCAAGATCGAAGCCGGCCATATCGATCTTTCGTTGGAAGCGGTGGCGCTGCATTCGGCGGTGCAGGAAAGCGTCAGTTTGATTGAGCCTTTGGCGTCAGCCCGTTCAATCAGCATCGCTAACGCCATTGATGCCGCGATCAACGTTAAAGCGGACGCGGTCCGGCTCAAGCAGGTCTTGCTCAACTTGCTTTCCAACGCGGTCAAATATAACCGTCCAAACGGCTGGATAAGGATCGATAGTCAAACGCTTGCTAATGGCTATTTGCGCATCATGGTCTGTGACAACGGGATTGGCGTTTCGGAGCAGCGACGGGAAGAGCTATTTCAACCTTTCAACCGTCTCGATGCCGAGGAAAGTGGCATCGAAGGAACGGGGATAGGCCTGCCGATCACCAAGCGCCTGATCGAACTGATGGGAGGGAAAATTGGGGTTGACAGTAAGCCTGGAGAGGGCTCGGTCTTCTGGGTCGAAATGCCTGTTGCAAGTGCGCAAAAGCCTGCAAGCGGTTTTAACAAACGGATAACAGGCGGGAACGCCGATGCGTCGGTCAATGTCGTGCAGCAGGTATTATGTATTGACGATAATCCGGTCAATATTAAGTTGATGAGACAAATACTGGGGGGGCGCGATAATTTGAAGATTCTAATCGCTCATACGCCTAAGCTTGGCATCGAGCTCGCCTTAGCCCATCGCCCCGATTTGATTCTGCTGGATATCCATATGCCCGGCATGAATGGCTATGAGGTGCTGAAAATCTTACAATCTGACCCGGCGATAAAAAATACACCGGTGGTCGCGGTGACGGCCAATGCGATGAAAAAAGAGATCGAACAAGCGATAGCGGCCGGTTTTACCGCTTATGTCAGCAAGCCGATTCAAATTCAGGCGTTTTTGGGAACTATAGACAAATTGCTCAATAACGATTGA
- the rnhA gene encoding ribonuclease HI, whose product MTETVIIYTDGACRGNPGPGGWGVYLSYKGTEKELYGGEAETTNNRMELMAAIQGLEALKRPCRVKLNTDSKYVLQGITEWMANWKKRGWKTASKQPVKNVDLWRRLDKALLQHEVEWIWIKGHSGNHGNEKADSLANKGIDSLQAA is encoded by the coding sequence ATGACTGAAACCGTCATCATCTATACCGATGGCGCCTGTAGAGGCAACCCGGGGCCGGGAGGCTGGGGAGTTTATTTATCTTATAAAGGCACGGAAAAAGAACTCTATGGCGGCGAAGCCGAAACGACCAATAACCGCATGGAATTGATGGCGGCAATCCAGGGGCTGGAAGCCTTGAAACGGCCTTGCAGGGTGAAATTGAACACCGATTCAAAATACGTCTTGCAGGGGATTACCGAGTGGATGGCGAATTGGAAAAAACGCGGTTGGAAAACCGCCAGTAAACAACCGGTTAAAAACGTGGATTTATGGCGACGCCTGGATAAGGCTTTGTTACAGCATGAGGTCGAATGGATTTGGATAAAAGGTCATTCCGGCAATCATGGCAATGAAAAAGCGGATAGTCTCGCCAATAAAGGCATCGATTCACTGCAGGCGGCGTAA
- a CDS encoding OprO/OprP family phosphate-selective porin, with amino-acid sequence MAINKTAKMLALGAATTLGSMTAQAADKELLDMLLQNGAINQSQYNKLIQQETLSKSDVDNIKIKLGKKGLQVESGDGDFKFGFGGRIHADATFHSNDKAAGDKGVGGATDGTEIRRGRLAFKGLFWDDFKFVSEVDFADNKTAVKDMFITYQGLDWLELTVGHQKQPISMELQESSNDIMFTERSLVNSLTASLFDRAIGIHLKSSGDDWSAQIGAYGDAMSPEKDHTVDEGWGAASRLTYAPINKKDQVLHLGAYGGYRAPDTQGGAMSNGKDHVEFSYETTHMSNVKTSKLKVFDAKDFKMAGFEAAYMQGPFSVQGEYGRVWADLENGETLDLDAFYVQTAWTLTGESRSYKGSDGEFKRLKPSQNFSLKNGGWGAVELAARYDQNDLNSDGHDGGSEKAVTVALNWYLNENLRLMADYRHAFDLSSSPAEVAGEDIEDVHAFTFRTQLAF; translated from the coding sequence ATGGCGATTAACAAAACAGCCAAAATGTTAGCACTGGGCGCTGCAACAACACTGGGCAGCATGACGGCGCAAGCGGCGGACAAAGAATTATTGGACATGCTGCTGCAAAATGGCGCAATCAACCAATCCCAATACAACAAACTGATCCAACAGGAAACACTCAGCAAAAGCGATGTTGATAACATCAAAATCAAGCTGGGCAAAAAAGGCCTGCAGGTTGAATCCGGCGACGGCGACTTCAAATTCGGCTTTGGCGGCCGTATCCATGCCGACGCCACATTCCACAGCAACGATAAAGCTGCCGGTGACAAAGGTGTCGGTGGCGCAACCGACGGCACCGAGATCCGCCGCGGCCGCCTGGCTTTCAAAGGCTTATTTTGGGATGATTTCAAATTCGTCTCAGAAGTCGACTTCGCCGACAACAAGACGGCCGTCAAAGATATGTTCATCACCTATCAGGGCCTCGATTGGCTGGAATTGACCGTCGGTCACCAAAAACAACCGATCAGCATGGAGTTGCAGGAAAGCTCGAACGACATCATGTTCACCGAGCGTTCGCTGGTCAACTCGCTGACCGCCAGCCTGTTCGACCGGGCCATCGGTATCCATTTGAAATCATCCGGCGACGACTGGTCGGCGCAGATCGGCGCTTACGGCGATGCCATGTCGCCGGAAAAAGACCATACCGTCGATGAAGGCTGGGGCGCGGCTTCCCGTTTGACTTACGCGCCGATCAACAAAAAAGATCAAGTTCTGCACTTGGGCGCCTATGGCGGTTATCGTGCTCCGGACACCCAAGGTGGCGCAATGTCCAACGGCAAGGATCATGTCGAGTTCTCCTATGAAACCACGCATATGTCGAACGTAAAGACCTCGAAACTTAAAGTTTTCGATGCGAAAGACTTCAAAATGGCCGGTTTCGAGGCGGCCTATATGCAAGGCCCGTTCTCGGTACAGGGTGAGTACGGTCGTGTCTGGGCGGACCTTGAAAACGGCGAAACTTTGGACTTAGATGCTTTCTATGTTCAAACCGCTTGGACTTTGACCGGCGAATCGCGTTCATACAAAGGCTCAGACGGCGAATTCAAACGTCTGAAACCTTCGCAAAACTTCAGCCTGAAAAACGGCGGCTGGGGCGCGGTTGAATTGGCCGCTCGTTACGACCAAAACGACCTTAACTCGGACGGTCACGACGGTGGCAGCGAAAAAGCGGTGACCGTCGCGTTGAACTGGTATCTGAACGAAAACCTGCGCCTGATGGCGGATTATCGTCACGCCTTCGATCTGAGCAGCTCACCAGCGGAAGTCGCCGGCGAAGACATCGAAGACGTCCATGCCTTCACCTTCAGAACCCAATTGGCGTTCTAA
- a CDS encoding transglycosylase SLT domain-containing protein, which yields MTRSTPLTHHFIYLSIILATGCAQQSPSHFTISEIPPDTMASLNRPPQARSPVASTARKNMAAAKNNAEHATVWERLLSLYALPEIDNERINQQLQWYLRHPEYIERIQQRAEPYLYFILEEVEAKKIPGELALLPAIESAFKPQAYSSSRAAGLWQFIPSTGRFFGLKQNWWYDGRRDVFASTQAATRYLKELSEEFDDDWLLALASYNAGKGNIRKAIKRNLDLDLESDYWALQLRQETMDYVPRLLAIAKIFADPQQYNIKLHDIPNQPYFEVVNIQSQLDLSKAVEMAQTPTDAFFKLNPGFNRWSTDPDGPHRLLIPIDKADQFKHKLARLPEKERMKWIRHKIQPGENLGIIAHKYQSSVIAIKRSNRLSGNMIRAGKYLLIPVSQRPLNMAASRDHPQTSQVYTVKKGDTFWQIARKFSVNSRDIARWNQLSLTTPLQPGQKLLIKQGGNAAVASGQPLPLRGG from the coding sequence ATGACACGTTCCACCCCTCTGACCCATCATTTTATTTATCTATCCATTATATTGGCGACAGGATGCGCGCAACAATCCCCTTCGCATTTCACCATCAGTGAAATACCGCCGGATACTATGGCGTCTCTCAACCGCCCTCCGCAAGCTCGCTCGCCTGTAGCCAGCACGGCCCGGAAAAACATGGCCGCCGCAAAAAATAACGCCGAACACGCCACCGTCTGGGAACGTTTATTATCGCTTTACGCGCTGCCGGAGATCGATAATGAACGCATAAACCAACAATTACAGTGGTATCTGCGACACCCCGAATATATCGAGCGAATTCAACAACGCGCGGAACCTTATCTATACTTCATCCTCGAGGAAGTGGAAGCGAAAAAGATTCCCGGCGAGCTGGCCCTATTGCCAGCGATTGAGAGCGCCTTCAAACCCCAAGCCTATTCGTCTAGCCGGGCCGCCGGACTATGGCAGTTCATACCCTCTACCGGCCGTTTTTTCGGGCTTAAACAAAACTGGTGGTATGATGGCCGCCGTGACGTCTTCGCTTCAACACAGGCCGCCACCCGCTATTTGAAGGAGCTCAGCGAAGAATTCGATGATGACTGGTTATTGGCGCTGGCTTCGTATAATGCCGGGAAAGGCAATATACGCAAAGCCATCAAAAGAAACCTCGACCTCGACCTAGAAAGCGATTACTGGGCGCTGCAGTTACGCCAAGAAACGATGGACTATGTGCCGCGCCTGCTGGCCATCGCCAAGATCTTCGCCGATCCACAACAATATAACATCAAGCTGCACGACATCCCTAACCAACCTTATTTCGAGGTTGTTAACATTCAATCGCAACTCGATCTGAGCAAGGCCGTAGAAATGGCGCAGACGCCTACTGACGCCTTCTTCAAACTCAATCCCGGATTCAACCGCTGGAGCACCGATCCGGACGGCCCGCATCGTTTATTGATTCCAATTGACAAGGCCGACCAGTTTAAACACAAACTGGCCCGCTTACCGGAAAAAGAACGCATGAAATGGATTCGCCATAAAATTCAACCCGGCGAAAATTTGGGCATCATCGCCCATAAATACCAATCAAGCGTCATCGCTATCAAGCGGAGCAACCGCTTAAGCGGAAACATGATCCGCGCCGGTAAATATCTGCTGATTCCGGTTTCCCAGCGCCCTCTGAACATGGCGGCGAGCCGCGACCACCCGCAGACGAGTCAAGTCTACACGGTCAAAAAAGGCGACACTTTCTGGCAAATTGCCCGCAAATTTTCCGTCAACAGCCGGGACATAGCCCGCTGGAACCAACTGTCATTGACAACGCCTCTGCAGCCGGGACAAAAACTGTTAATCAAGCAAGGCGGCAACGCCGCAGTCGCTTCGGGTCAACCGCTGCCATTACGCGGTGGTTGA